A section of the Rossellomorea marisflavi genome encodes:
- the purL gene encoding phosphoribosylformylglycinamidine synthase subunit PurL has product MSLMLEPTSKTVKEEKLYRDMGLTDEEFTMVEEILGRTPNYTETGLFSVMWSEHCSYKNSKPVLRKFPVTGERVLQGPGEGAGIVDIGDDQAVVFKIESHNHPSAIEPFQGAATGVGGIIRDVFSMGARPIALLNSLRFGELDSPRVQYLFKEVVAGIAGYGNCIGIPTVGGEVQFDASYEGNPLVNAMCVGLIDHKDIKKGQAHGVGNTVMYVGAKTGRDGIHGATFASEELNEGSDEKRPAVQVGDPFMEKLLLEACLELIHNDALVGIQDMGAAGLTSSSAEMASKAGSGIEMNLDLIPQRETGMTAYEMMLSESQERMLIVVKKGREQEIVDLFSKYDLEAVSVGHVTDDQRLRLIHKGEVVSDVPVDALAEEAPVYHKPSKEAAYYKEFQAMETPVPNVDDYKETLLALLQQPTISSKEWVYDQYDHQVRTSTVVSPGSDAAVVRVRGTRKALAMTTDCNSRYLYLDPEVGGKIAVAEAARNIVCSGAIPLAITDCLNFGNPEKPEIFWQIEKSVDGMSEACRELSTPVIGGNVSLYNESMGTAIYPTPVVGMVGLIEDIDHITTQSFKAEGDLIYLLGETLEEFGGSELQKMTEGKIFGHAPAIDLKVELRRQMQLLEAIQEGLVASAHDLAEGGLSVALAESAFGTDGLGAEVTLSGSNPVADLFSETQSRFLITVKSEHQEAFERLVSETTLIGRVTDNATLSIKSEAEGSLVNASVQELEAAWKGAIPCLLKSKA; this is encoded by the coding sequence GTCACAGGCGAACGCGTCCTGCAAGGTCCGGGAGAAGGAGCGGGAATCGTTGATATCGGTGATGACCAGGCTGTGGTCTTCAAGATCGAGAGCCATAACCACCCATCAGCCATCGAACCTTTCCAGGGGGCGGCGACAGGTGTCGGAGGCATCATCCGTGATGTATTCTCCATGGGGGCTCGCCCTATCGCACTCCTCAACTCTCTTCGCTTTGGAGAGTTGGATTCTCCTCGTGTTCAGTATCTATTTAAAGAAGTAGTGGCAGGAATCGCCGGCTACGGGAACTGCATCGGCATCCCGACGGTCGGGGGTGAAGTGCAGTTCGACGCTTCCTATGAGGGAAATCCCCTCGTCAATGCCATGTGTGTCGGATTGATCGACCATAAAGACATCAAGAAGGGCCAGGCCCACGGAGTCGGCAACACCGTCATGTACGTCGGCGCCAAGACTGGCCGCGACGGTATCCACGGAGCAACCTTTGCCTCAGAGGAGCTCAACGAAGGCTCAGACGAGAAGCGTCCAGCCGTTCAAGTAGGCGACCCGTTCATGGAGAAATTGCTCCTTGAAGCGTGTCTTGAGCTCATCCATAACGATGCACTCGTTGGAATCCAGGATATGGGGGCTGCGGGACTGACAAGTTCCTCGGCTGAAATGGCGTCAAAAGCAGGATCAGGTATCGAGATGAATCTTGATCTGATCCCGCAGCGTGAAACGGGGATGACCGCGTATGAAATGATGCTGTCTGAGTCTCAGGAACGCATGCTCATCGTCGTCAAGAAAGGACGCGAGCAGGAAATCGTCGACCTCTTCTCCAAGTATGATCTTGAAGCGGTATCCGTCGGTCATGTAACGGACGATCAGCGTCTCCGTCTTATCCATAAAGGCGAAGTCGTATCCGATGTGCCGGTCGATGCCCTGGCTGAAGAAGCACCGGTCTACCATAAACCATCCAAGGAAGCGGCGTACTACAAGGAATTCCAAGCGATGGAGACCCCGGTGCCGAACGTGGACGATTACAAAGAAACCCTTCTCGCCCTCCTTCAGCAGCCGACAATCTCAAGCAAGGAATGGGTCTATGATCAATATGACCATCAGGTGAGGACGAGTACGGTTGTCAGCCCGGGCTCCGATGCAGCTGTCGTCCGCGTGCGCGGTACAAGGAAGGCCCTTGCCATGACAACGGACTGTAACTCTCGCTATCTGTATCTCGATCCGGAAGTCGGCGGGAAGATTGCCGTTGCAGAAGCAGCACGCAACATCGTCTGTTCAGGGGCGATCCCACTTGCTATCACAGACTGCCTGAACTTCGGTAATCCCGAGAAGCCGGAAATCTTCTGGCAGATCGAAAAATCGGTCGATGGAATGAGTGAAGCATGCCGGGAGCTGAGCACACCGGTCATCGGGGGGAATGTATCCCTTTATAACGAATCAATGGGAACAGCGATCTATCCGACACCGGTTGTCGGCATGGTCGGATTGATCGAAGACATCGACCACATCACCACCCAAAGCTTCAAAGCAGAAGGAGACCTCATTTATCTGCTAGGTGAAACCCTCGAAGAGTTCGGCGGCAGCGAGCTTCAGAAGATGACGGAAGGGAAGATCTTCGGCCATGCACCGGCAATCGACCTGAAGGTGGAGCTTCGCCGTCAGATGCAACTCCTCGAAGCCATCCAGGAAGGCCTTGTCGCCTCTGCACATGATCTTGCAGAAGGCGGTCTGTCTGTCGCTCTTGCTGAATCGGCTTTCGGTACCGATGGTCTTGGAGCGGAAGTGACGCTCTCAGGATCAAATCCTGTAGCGGATCTGTTCAGTGAAACTCAATCCCGCTTCCTCATCACTGTCAAATCGGAACATCAGGAAGCATTTGAACGACTAGTATCTGAAACGACCCTTATCGGTCGTGTAACGGATAATGCGACCCTATCCATCAAGTCCGAGGCAGAAGGTAGCCTCGTGAATGCATCGGTCCAAGAGCTGGAAGCAGCTTGGAAAGGAGCCATCCCATGCTTACTGAAATCAAAGGCTTAA
- the purF gene encoding amidophosphoribosyltransferase, protein MLTEIKGLNEECGVFGIWGHPNAAQITYYGLHSLQHRGQEGTGIVVSDGERLRCLKGEGLVTEVFHEGTIEKLEGTGAIGHVRYATAGGGGYENVQPLLFNSQTGGLALAHNGNLVNANGLKHQLEGQGSIFQTTSDTEVLAHLIKRSGFSSLKNRVRNALSMVKGAYAFVIMTEDELMVALDPHGLRPLSLGKIGDAYCVASETCAFDIVGAEFIRDVEPGELLVINDEGVTSEKFSFSSGNAMCTMEYVYFSRPDSNIQGVNVHSARKRMGMELAKEAPIEADVVTGVPDSSISSAIGYAEASGIPYELGLIKNRYVGRTFIQPSQSLREQGVKMKLSPVRGVVEGKRVVMVDDSIVRGTTSRRIVSMLKEAGAKEVHVCISSPPIKNPCFYGIDTSTHEELIAANNSVEEMRQIIGADSLTFLSTEGVMKAIDRDDHSDNRGQCLACFTGKYPTEIYPDTLHPHEKELVK, encoded by the coding sequence ATGCTTACTGAAATCAAAGGCTTAAACGAAGAGTGCGGCGTCTTCGGTATCTGGGGTCATCCCAATGCCGCCCAGATCACCTATTATGGACTTCACAGCCTGCAGCACAGGGGACAGGAGGGGACGGGAATCGTCGTATCTGACGGGGAACGCCTCCGATGCCTGAAAGGGGAAGGCCTCGTCACAGAGGTTTTCCATGAAGGGACGATCGAGAAGCTGGAAGGAACGGGAGCCATCGGCCATGTGCGCTATGCAACGGCTGGAGGGGGCGGGTATGAGAACGTCCAGCCCCTCCTCTTCAACTCCCAGACCGGCGGACTTGCCCTCGCCCATAACGGGAACCTGGTGAATGCCAACGGACTCAAGCATCAGCTTGAAGGACAGGGAAGCATCTTCCAGACGACCTCGGATACAGAGGTTCTGGCCCATCTGATCAAACGAAGCGGATTTTCAAGCCTGAAGAATCGCGTGCGCAATGCCCTTTCCATGGTCAAGGGGGCATATGCTTTCGTCATCATGACTGAAGACGAGCTCATGGTCGCCCTCGATCCCCATGGACTGCGCCCTCTTTCCCTCGGGAAAATCGGGGATGCATACTGCGTGGCATCTGAGACATGTGCGTTTGATATCGTCGGTGCGGAATTCATCCGGGACGTCGAGCCTGGTGAACTTCTTGTCATCAATGATGAAGGTGTGACATCCGAGAAATTCAGTTTCTCCAGTGGCAACGCCATGTGCACGATGGAATACGTCTATTTCTCCAGACCGGACAGCAATATCCAAGGTGTGAACGTCCACTCCGCACGGAAGCGGATGGGAATGGAGCTTGCGAAAGAAGCACCGATCGAAGCGGACGTCGTGACCGGGGTGCCGGACTCCAGTATCTCGAGTGCCATCGGATATGCAGAGGCTTCGGGCATTCCGTATGAGCTCGGACTCATTAAGAACCGTTACGTCGGCAGGACGTTCATCCAGCCGTCCCAATCGTTGCGTGAGCAAGGCGTGAAGATGAAACTCTCCCCTGTGCGCGGCGTCGTGGAAGGGAAGCGGGTCGTGATGGTCGATGACTCCATCGTCCGCGGAACAACAAGCAGGCGGATCGTCAGCATGCTGAAAGAAGCGGGGGCGAAGGAAGTCCACGTTTGCATCAGCTCGCCGCCGATCAAGAATCCGTGCTTCTACGGTATCGACACGTCCACTCACGAAGAGTTGATTGCAGCAAACAATTCCGTGGAAGAGATGAGGCAGATCATCGGAGCCGATTCCCTCACATTCCTGTCAACAGAAGGAGTCATGAAAGCGATCGACCGAGATGATCATTCTGACAATCGCGGGCAGTGCCTGGCGTGCTTCACAGGGAAATATCCGACTGAAATCTATCCGGATACCCTTCACCCACACGAAAAAGAGCTAGTGAAATAG
- the purH gene encoding bifunctional phosphoribosylaminoimidazolecarboxamide formyltransferase/IMP cyclohydrolase yields MKKRALISVSDKSGVIEFASELRALGFEIISTGGTKRLLRDSGVEVIGVEEVTGFPEILEGRVKTLHPFIHGGLLAKRGEESHLEQMKEQGIEGIDLVCVNLYPFQQTISKPNVEADEAIENIDIGGPTMLRAAAKNHQYVTVVVDHLDYEDVLVELKVNGVVPHEKRRKLAAKVFRHTAAYDAYIAEYMTELAGEENPERLTRTFELKQTLRYGENPHQEASFYRSALGSDFSIAMARQLHGKELSYNNISDANAALQIVKEFDGPAAVAVKHMNPCGVGVGETILEAYEKAYEADSTSIFGGIVALNRQVDEATARLLHEIFLEIVIAPAFSDEAFEILSGKKNIRLMTVPFDSVKKTERRLTSVEGGLLVQADDTHTLEQADVRVVTKRQPTEEEWDALKLGWKVVKHVKSNAIVVTDDQMTLGVGAGQMNRVGAAKIALEQAGERAKGASLASDAFFPMGDTVETAASAGITAIIQPGGSIRDEESIQMADEHGIAMVFTGVRHFKH; encoded by the coding sequence TTGAAAAAAAGAGCATTGATCAGTGTTTCGGATAAAAGCGGAGTGATCGAATTTGCAAGCGAGCTCCGGGCATTGGGTTTTGAGATCATTTCGACAGGAGGGACAAAGCGTCTTCTTCGTGACAGCGGGGTAGAAGTCATCGGAGTAGAAGAAGTGACTGGGTTCCCTGAGATCCTTGAAGGGCGCGTCAAGACCCTTCATCCGTTCATTCATGGTGGGCTACTGGCCAAGCGCGGCGAGGAAAGCCATCTTGAGCAGATGAAAGAGCAGGGCATCGAAGGAATCGATCTAGTCTGTGTGAACCTGTATCCATTCCAACAAACGATCTCCAAACCGAATGTCGAAGCGGATGAGGCCATCGAGAACATCGACATCGGTGGACCGACGATGCTTCGTGCCGCAGCAAAGAATCATCAATATGTCACCGTCGTCGTCGATCACCTTGATTACGAAGACGTGCTGGTCGAGCTCAAAGTCAATGGAGTCGTTCCTCATGAGAAGCGCAGGAAGCTGGCTGCAAAAGTATTCCGCCATACAGCCGCGTATGATGCCTATATCGCAGAGTACATGACTGAGCTTGCAGGCGAGGAGAACCCTGAGCGCCTCACCCGTACATTCGAGCTCAAGCAGACGCTCCGATACGGTGAAAATCCACATCAGGAAGCATCCTTCTATCGTTCTGCCCTTGGGTCGGATTTCTCCATTGCCATGGCAAGACAGCTTCACGGGAAGGAGCTTTCCTATAACAACATCAGCGATGCCAATGCAGCCCTTCAGATCGTTAAGGAATTCGACGGTCCGGCAGCGGTCGCCGTCAAGCATATGAACCCTTGCGGCGTCGGAGTCGGGGAAACGATTCTCGAAGCGTACGAAAAGGCGTATGAAGCGGACTCCACGTCCATTTTCGGCGGCATCGTCGCCTTGAACCGCCAGGTGGATGAAGCGACAGCCAGGTTGCTTCATGAGATTTTCCTTGAGATCGTCATCGCGCCTGCATTCAGCGATGAAGCATTCGAGATCCTTTCAGGCAAGAAGAATATCAGGCTCATGACCGTACCGTTTGATTCCGTGAAGAAAACGGAGCGTCGTTTGACATCGGTTGAGGGAGGCCTCCTTGTACAGGCAGACGATACGCATACCCTCGAGCAGGCAGATGTCCGCGTCGTGACGAAGCGTCAACCGACAGAAGAAGAGTGGGATGCATTGAAGCTCGGATGGAAAGTCGTCAAACACGTGAAATCCAATGCCATCGTCGTGACGGACGATCAGATGACACTCGGCGTCGGTGCCGGTCAGATGAATCGTGTCGGCGCCGCCAAGATCGCCCTTGAACAGGCGGGTGAACGAGCGAAGGGTGCGTCCCTCGCGTCCGATGCTTTCTTCCCGATGGGAGATACGGTAGAGACGGCAGCGTCAGCCGGTATCACAGCCATCATCCAACCAGGCGGGTCGATCCGCGACGAAGAATCGATACAAATGGCCGATGAGCACGGAATCGCCATGGTCTTCACAGGCGTACGTCATTTCAAACATTAA
- a CDS encoding YgaP family membrane protein, with translation MKVSSNIGIINALVRITIGFTLLAWTTAKLVKRPWRKSYLLVAAVAAMKIGEGFLKYCPVTDLMGRDSDKGMNMKDMFSWNKKDEHGGHEHHNQHEPAKHTPVHPEPHQEKKSEFNPEQFSNDEVAKALKGGIPDSGFTKN, from the coding sequence ATGAAGGTATCATCAAACATCGGAATCATCAACGCCCTCGTGAGGATCACCATCGGTTTCACCCTCCTCGCCTGGACCACAGCAAAGCTTGTCAAACGCCCTTGGAGAAAGTCCTATTTGCTCGTCGCAGCCGTCGCCGCCATGAAGATTGGGGAAGGATTCCTGAAATACTGTCCGGTCACAGACCTTATGGGAAGGGACTCTGACAAAGGCATGAACATGAAAGATATGTTCTCTTGGAATAAGAAGGACGAGCATGGGGGTCACGAGCACCACAATCAGCACGAACCGGCCAAGCATACCCCTGTGCATCCGGAACCGCATCAAGAAAAGAAAAGTGAGTTCAACCCGGAGCAATTCTCCAATGATGAGGTAGCCAAAGCGTTAAAAGGCGGGATTCCTGATTCCGGCTTCACAAAGAACTGA
- the purD gene encoding phosphoribosylamine--glycine ligase: protein MNVLVIGRGGREHAICKKLAESDSVSKVYCAPGNAGISEVAQLVPIQETNIRALVEFARAEKLDFTFVGPENPLLEGIVDVFRAESLPIFGPTKDAAIIEGSKSFSKQLMKDYGIPTADYEVFTDAADAIEYVKRKGAPIVIKADGLAAGKGVVVAGTLEEAVGALEDMLVNARFGDASQKVVVEECLFGEEFSLMAFVDGKTVHPMVIAQDHKRAHDGDEGPNTGGMGAYSPVPHIPDAVVQDAVKTVLEPTARAMVEEGRPFTGILYAGLMLTSNGPKVIEFNARFGDPETQVVLPRLTSDFGLVVKDLIEGKDVSLEWSEEAVVGVVLAAEGYPGSYRKGVPIPDLSAFELVYHAGTETGETGLVSNGGRVLLTAAKGPSVEQAMEAVYEKLGRLETPGLFYRTDIGAKAIGRVSS from the coding sequence ATGAACGTGTTAGTGATTGGACGTGGCGGCCGTGAGCATGCCATCTGCAAAAAGCTTGCCGAAAGTGACAGTGTGTCGAAAGTGTATTGTGCTCCCGGGAATGCGGGCATCTCCGAGGTGGCGCAGCTTGTGCCGATCCAGGAGACGAATATCCGGGCCCTAGTGGAGTTTGCCAGGGCGGAAAAGCTTGATTTCACATTCGTCGGTCCGGAAAATCCCCTTCTGGAAGGGATCGTCGATGTATTCAGGGCGGAGTCGCTTCCGATCTTCGGTCCGACCAAGGATGCGGCAATCATTGAAGGAAGCAAATCGTTCTCCAAGCAGCTCATGAAGGATTACGGGATCCCGACAGCGGATTATGAAGTATTCACCGATGCTGCGGATGCCATTGAATATGTAAAGAGGAAAGGTGCACCCATCGTCATCAAAGCCGATGGTCTTGCAGCCGGTAAAGGGGTCGTTGTAGCCGGCACGTTGGAGGAAGCGGTCGGTGCCCTGGAAGACATGCTCGTGAATGCCCGCTTCGGCGACGCATCCCAGAAGGTAGTGGTGGAAGAGTGTCTGTTCGGTGAAGAATTCTCCCTCATGGCCTTTGTGGACGGGAAGACCGTCCACCCCATGGTGATCGCACAGGATCACAAGCGTGCCCATGACGGGGATGAAGGACCGAATACAGGCGGGATGGGGGCATACTCCCCGGTTCCCCATATTCCTGACGCGGTGGTGCAGGATGCCGTGAAGACCGTCCTCGAACCGACGGCGCGAGCCATGGTCGAAGAAGGTCGCCCGTTCACGGGGATTCTGTATGCAGGTTTGATGCTCACGAGTAATGGCCCGAAAGTCATTGAATTCAATGCGCGCTTCGGCGATCCTGAAACCCAGGTGGTACTGCCGCGGCTGACATCCGACTTCGGCCTTGTGGTGAAAGACTTGATCGAAGGGAAGGACGTGTCCCTGGAGTGGAGCGAGGAAGCAGTGGTCGGTGTCGTTCTCGCTGCCGAGGGCTACCCTGGGTCCTACAGGAAGGGCGTTCCGATCCCGGACTTGAGCGCGTTTGAACTTGTGTACCACGCAGGAACGGAGACGGGTGAAACAGGACTAGTCTCAAACGGAGGAAGAGTCCTTCTCACAGCGGCGAAGGGACCTTCGGTTGAACAGGCCATGGAAGCCGTCTATGAAAAACTTGGACGGCTGGAAACGCCGGGTCTCTTTTACCGAACGGATATCGGTGCCAAGGCTATCGGACGCGTTTCTTCCTGA
- the purN gene encoding phosphoribosylglycinamide formyltransferase, with protein sequence MKKIAVFASGSGSNFQSIVDEIDSGTLEADVKLLVCDRPGARATERAEAAGIPVFSFRAKEYESKEAFEGEIVRELRASGVEFIVLAGYMRLIGPTLLKAFDGKIVNIHPSILPAFPGKDAIGQAFDGGVKVTGVTIHYVDAGMDTGEIIAQEAVTVEADETRESLQHKIQAVEHRLYPETLKQLFQAKK encoded by the coding sequence ATGAAGAAGATTGCCGTGTTTGCATCGGGGAGTGGAAGCAATTTTCAATCGATCGTGGATGAAATTGACAGCGGTACCCTTGAAGCCGATGTCAAATTGCTTGTATGCGATCGCCCCGGTGCCCGGGCGACAGAGCGTGCGGAAGCGGCAGGAATCCCTGTCTTCTCCTTCCGGGCGAAAGAGTATGAGAGCAAGGAAGCCTTCGAAGGTGAAATCGTCCGTGAACTGAGGGCGTCGGGCGTGGAGTTCATCGTCCTTGCGGGATACATGAGGCTGATCGGGCCGACGCTCCTCAAGGCATTCGACGGAAAGATCGTCAATATCCATCCGTCCATCCTTCCGGCTTTTCCCGGTAAGGATGCCATCGGGCAGGCGTTCGACGGTGGGGTGAAGGTGACCGGAGTAACGATTCATTATGTGGACGCCGGAATGGATACCGGTGAAATCATTGCTCAAGAAGCCGTGACCGTGGAGGCCGATGAAACAAGGGAGTCCCTTCAGCACAAGATTCAGGCGGTTGAGCACCGTCTGTACCCGGAAACGTTGAAACAGCTGTTCCAAGCAAAAAAGTGA
- a CDS encoding adenine deaminase C-terminal domain-containing protein, with translation MLAWELYYYHSTRGVFTLEQRYRWKNKELREHVQVLDGQRSPSMLLKNATYLHSTLKKWVEGHIWIDRDRIVYAGDRLPEDTSDCEIIDCRSHYLVPGYIEPHVHPFQLYNPQTFTKYASQTGTTTFINDNLMMFLLSGKKKAFTLLKELKKLPVTMYWWTRFDSQTEMVQEETTFSNREVKSWLEHDAVIQGGELTAWPRLLEGDDLILHWMQEAKRMGKAVEGHLPGASDKTIAKLRLLGIDGDHESMTGEDVYKRLLQGLTVTLRHSSIRPDLPVLLEGLKEQGIDTYDSLLFTTDGSTPAFYEDGVMNGLINMAIESGIPEVEAFNMASYNAARHYGIGHLHGMIATGRVANINFLKKKDDATPVSVLAKGKWVLKDGEPVKEDTVISWSTNGFKPLDLNWEAGYDDMQFSMPFGIEMVNDVITKPYSIAINPSQDVLSTEHDESFLLMLGRGGKWRISTMIKGFAHSVMGFASSYSNTGDIIVIGKSKPDMIAAFNRMKELGGGIVLTENGEVVQEIPLPLSGILSDKEMPELIGEEKALKEALIERGYTFADPIYTLLFLQSTHLPYIRVTPKGIYDVMNKTVLFPTIMR, from the coding sequence ATGTTAGCATGGGAACTATACTATTATCATTCCACTAGAGGAGTGTTCACATTGGAACAACGCTACAGATGGAAGAACAAAGAGCTGAGAGAACATGTACAGGTGCTGGATGGACAGCGCTCCCCTAGCATGCTCCTGAAGAATGCCACATACCTACATTCGACTCTCAAGAAATGGGTTGAGGGCCATATCTGGATCGATCGCGACCGCATCGTATATGCCGGAGACCGCCTGCCGGAAGATACATCGGACTGCGAGATCATCGATTGCCGCTCCCACTATCTTGTTCCGGGATACATCGAACCGCATGTTCACCCGTTTCAGCTTTATAATCCCCAGACTTTCACCAAATATGCATCTCAGACCGGAACAACGACATTTATCAACGACAATCTGATGATGTTTTTATTATCGGGAAAAAAGAAAGCGTTTACTTTATTGAAAGAGCTCAAAAAACTACCTGTGACCATGTACTGGTGGACACGGTTCGATTCACAGACAGAGATGGTACAGGAAGAAACGACGTTCTCGAATCGGGAAGTGAAATCTTGGCTGGAGCATGATGCGGTCATCCAGGGCGGGGAACTGACGGCGTGGCCGCGCCTCCTTGAGGGGGATGATCTCATTCTTCACTGGATGCAGGAAGCGAAGAGGATGGGCAAGGCCGTCGAAGGCCATCTACCGGGTGCTTCGGATAAGACGATCGCGAAGCTCCGCCTTCTCGGGATCGACGGAGATCATGAATCCATGACCGGCGAAGACGTGTATAAGCGCCTTCTCCAAGGGCTGACGGTCACCTTGAGGCACTCGTCCATCCGACCGGATTTGCCGGTTTTACTGGAAGGACTGAAGGAGCAGGGAATCGACACATATGATTCCCTCCTATTCACGACAGATGGGTCTACTCCGGCCTTTTACGAAGATGGTGTGATGAACGGCTTGATCAATATGGCCATCGAAAGCGGCATCCCTGAAGTCGAAGCGTTCAACATGGCAAGCTATAATGCGGCCAGACATTACGGGATCGGGCATCTTCATGGGATGATTGCGACGGGACGCGTGGCCAACATCAACTTCCTGAAGAAGAAGGACGATGCAACACCCGTTTCGGTTCTTGCGAAAGGGAAGTGGGTACTGAAGGACGGGGAACCAGTGAAAGAGGATACGGTCATCTCTTGGTCGACCAATGGGTTCAAGCCCCTCGATCTCAACTGGGAGGCAGGATATGATGATATGCAGTTCTCCATGCCGTTCGGAATCGAAATGGTCAATGACGTCATCACGAAGCCGTATTCCATTGCGATCAATCCATCCCAGGATGTACTCTCTACGGAGCACGATGAATCCTTCCTCCTTATGCTAGGCCGCGGAGGGAAGTGGAGGATCTCGACGATGATCAAAGGATTCGCTCACTCTGTCATGGGGTTTGCGTCATCGTACTCCAATACGGGGGACATCATCGTCATCGGGAAGAGCAAGCCCGACATGATTGCGGCGTTCAACCGCATGAAGGAGCTGGGCGGAGGCATCGTCCTGACGGAAAACGGGGAAGTCGTCCAGGAAATCCCCCTTCCATTGAGTGGGATCCTTTCCGACAAGGAGATGCCTGAATTGATCGGGGAAGAAAAGGCACTGAAAGAGGCCCTGATCGAGAGGGGCTACACGTTTGCCGATCCCATCTATACCCTGCTCTTCCTTCAGTCTACCCATCTTCCGTACATCCGTGTCACACCGAAAGGAATCTATGATGTCATGAATAAAACGGTACTCTTTCCGACGATAATGCGTTAA
- the purM gene encoding phosphoribosylformylglycinamidine cyclo-ligase: MANAYRQAGVDIEAGYESVDRIKKHVKRTAREGVLGQLGSFGGMFDLSALNLKEPVLVSGTDGVGTKLKLAFQADRHDTIGIDCVAMCVNDIVVQGAEPLYFLDYIATGKAVPEKIEAIVKGIADGCEQAGCALIGGETAEMPGMYADDEYDIAGFSVGACEKKAIVTGEEIREGDVLIGLASSGIHSNGYSLVRKVFFDDHDFDLESVLPGWEAPLGEVLLTPTKIYVKPVLETLKTFTIKGMSHVTGGGFIENIPRMLPDGLKAHITEGEWDIPPIFGALEEYGRIPREEMYNIFNMGIGFVMAVEKDAAEEVLAFLNGIDAGAAIIGHVAAGNGVTISTATGSGR, translated from the coding sequence ATGGCTAATGCATATCGGCAAGCAGGAGTTGACATAGAAGCAGGATACGAATCCGTCGATCGGATCAAGAAGCACGTCAAGCGGACTGCCCGGGAAGGCGTCCTTGGTCAGTTGGGGAGCTTCGGCGGCATGTTCGATCTCTCGGCATTGAACTTGAAGGAGCCGGTCCTCGTCTCCGGGACGGACGGAGTCGGGACGAAGCTGAAGCTCGCCTTCCAGGCGGATCGCCATGATACAATCGGCATCGACTGCGTCGCCATGTGTGTGAATGACATCGTGGTCCAAGGAGCGGAACCATTATATTTCCTTGATTATATTGCCACTGGCAAAGCCGTTCCGGAAAAGATCGAAGCGATCGTCAAAGGGATTGCCGACGGCTGCGAGCAGGCAGGCTGTGCCCTGATCGGCGGGGAAACCGCAGAAATGCCGGGCATGTACGCAGATGATGAATATGACATTGCCGGATTTTCCGTTGGTGCCTGCGAGAAGAAGGCGATCGTGACGGGAGAAGAGATCCGCGAAGGTGACGTTCTCATCGGCCTCGCATCAAGCGGCATCCACAGTAACGGCTATTCCCTCGTAAGGAAGGTCTTCTTCGATGATCATGATTTCGACCTTGAATCCGTGCTCCCTGGATGGGAAGCCCCTCTTGGTGAAGTCCTCCTGACACCGACGAAGATTTACGTGAAGCCGGTACTGGAGACACTGAAGACATTCACCATCAAAGGAATGAGCCATGTGACGGGCGGTGGATTCATCGAGAACATTCCACGGATGCTTCCCGATGGACTGAAAGCCCATATCACCGAAGGGGAGTGGGACATCCCTCCGATCTTCGGAGCCCTTGAAGAATACGGCCGCATCCCGAGGGAAGAGATGTACAACATCTTCAATATGGGGATCGGATTCGTTATGGCCGTGGAGAAGGATGCAGCTGAAGAGGTTCTTGCCTTCTTGAATGGCATCGACGCAGGAGCGGCTATCATCGGTCATGTCGCCGCAGGGAACGGCGTGACGATTTCGACTGCCACAGGAAGCGGACGATGA
- a CDS encoding EYxxD motif small membrane protein, protein MLEYITDMSYVLLSIIGGIVAFLFVYVKRVRKKRVR, encoded by the coding sequence ATGCTTGAATACATCACGGATATGTCTTATGTCCTCCTGTCCATCATCGGAGGGATCGTGGCATTCCTGTTCGTCTATGTGAAACGCGTCAGGAAGAAACGCGTCCGATAG